A window of Komagataella phaffii GS115 chromosome 1, complete sequence contains these coding sequences:
- a CDS encoding Protein that forms a complex with the Sit4p protein phosphatase → MHHSSTEVSAIWPFFNNSYSNVAINKILQEIENEEHDNDQDAGLTAVQLLQTIRENDDIQKANDTQEPTTPSRSKESKSNKSSKTTSSGHLNKRLLNNLLIQPNLINELNAGKNSKLIAYITQEKVLSTLIDYCLESLDLKTDYVEDIDDDNEDDFNEDGSPVGHDEEEITFQYDEDNNTGKDNEKAAPADQSDSSSKRLLKRATIAMHILSSDQTPVVYNQFLSSHQYGLISKIWEGVFNRDIAEYFIDKRHNIVMMNGFIAIIENLAEMNVNGLMNFIRFQQTKDSDSLSKHFVNFIPYFPQFSDLLLKLISMDKPYNPIGLIELLVDQDLIGQILEKLRVYYDDCIIQDNLLIFLNGLVNISSNVGYWDDQQNNMENEMNDGNNGSNEANISAVNGNNTANIGPNDLTRDMVSTSKVNTMINIILNYGDYGLVTCISLFIEIIRKNNSDYDEFDWIMAANDLTSTPNSRDPIYLGVMLKLFIINLPAIVNKYLTDEYYERKQELNTFSSEGQRIDFDGKIRRKMIVSSIGKEIEPLGYERFKIMELIAELLHCSNMMLLNQSSKLDYLLFKRDELRRANQTEKLVHDALTDSILKPVEDAIEDLKIADDTSLHSFETLKKIDSKYIECTYDLSVGNSFKFSLLVSQALPRIILKMDKFPWNNFMHNVIFDLVQQIFNGKLIDDTEGTNDDENQDGDSEAEKSTEYEQNTHGFEDPLCFNKLLIVSLFGEYDAFDQDLPPDGRFARPKEIPGSFNLPAYILYACEKSKLSEEQANVKLGYMGHLVLVAQEVVKFQSIIENFGIHKEQLKTRKLEGEEIADETDDDEGETEDTEEEEQNTENGNTYDTVITNSEQFSSIKGDLPDIYKISSTKIYTRLYKQLCTSFGEGRFQKWTDFINNELSVVREQYNQVLGGVNEGEVEIDEVPRNPNAIVLDNGDSEEFRKPFDEQESETETEDEESEEEENNDNDRIREDEEAISDDNSSYDSDE, encoded by the coding sequence ATGCATCATTCATCCACTGAGGTATCAGCTATATGGcccttcttcaacaatagCTATTCGAATGTGGCTATCAATAAAATCCTGcaagaaattgagaatGAAGAACATGATAATGATCAGGATGCAGGGCTGACTGCTGTTCAATTGTTGCAAACCATAAGGGAGAACGATGATATCCAGAAGGCAAACGACACCCAAGAACCAACCACCCCGTCAAGAtccaaagaatcaaaaagtaataaatcttcaaagactaCCAGCTCTGGCCATTTAAACAaaagattgttgaacaatttgCTGATCCAACCGAATTTGATCAATGAGCTAAATGCGGGAAAGAATTCGAAGCTGATAGCCTACATTACACAAGAAAAGGTGCTGAGCACTTTAATAGATTATTGCTTAGaaagtttggatttgaagacagACTATGTTGAGgacattgatgatgacaacGAGGATGATTTCAACGAAGATGGCAGCCCAGTTGGACACGATGAGGAAGAGATCACATTTCAGTACGATGAAGACAATAATACAGGTAAGGATAACGAGAAAGCTGCCCCAGCAGATCAATCTGACAGCTCATCTAAGAGATTACTAAAGAGGGCCACAATTGCAATGCATATTCTTTCATCCGATCAAACTCCTGTAGTGTATAATCAGTTTTTGAGTTCGCATCAATACGGCCTCATCTCCAAGATTTGGGAAGGAGTGTTCAACCGGGATATTGCTGAGTATTTCATTGACAAACGGCATAACATAGTCATGATGAATGGTTTCATAGCCATCATAGAAAATTTGGCCGAGATGAATGTCAATGGGCTCATGAATTTTATTagatttcaacaaactAAAGACAGTGATAGCTTAAGCAAGCATTTTGTCAACTTTATCCCATATTTTCCCCAGTTTTCTGATCTCTTACTGAAACTCATTTCTATGGACAAACCTTATAATCCCATAGGTTTGATTGAActtcttgttgatcaagaCCTCATAGGTCAGATATTAGAGAAATTGAGGGTTTACTATGACGATTGCATAATTCAAGACAACcttctgatttttttgaatggTCTCGTCAATATTAGTTCAAACGTTGGATATTGGGACGACCAACAAAACAATATGGAAAACGAAATGAATGACGGAAATAATGGATCCAATGAAGCAAATATAAGTGCGGTTAATGGAAACAATACTGCTAACATTGGACCTAACGATTTAACCAGAGACATGGTATCGACTTCCAAAGTCAACACAATGATAAATATAATCCTCAATTACGGAGATTATGGACTGGTAACATGTATCTCATTGTTTATCGAGATTATAAGGAAGAACAACTCAGATTATGATGAGTTTGACTGGATCATGGCTGCCAATGACCTAACAAGCACTCCGAACAGCAGGGACCCTATCTATCTGGGTGTAATGCTGAAATTATTTATTATCAATCTTCCTGCTATTGTAAATAAGTACCTTACTGATGAGTACTATGAAAGGAAACAGGAGCTGAATACCTTCTCGTCGGAAGGTCAAAGGATAGATTTTGATGGAAAGAtaagaagaaaaatgattgtttcatctataggaaaagaaattgaacccCTAGGATatgaaagattcaaaatcatGGAATTGATTGCGGAATTATTGCATTGTTCCAACATGATGCTTCTGAACCAATCAAGCAAGTTGGATTATCTCCTTTTCAAACGAGATGAGCTTAGACGTGCAAATCAAACAGAGAAGCTGGTTCATGACGCTTTAACAGACTCTATTTTGAAGCCTGTTGAAGACGCCATTGAAGACTTAAAAATTGCAGACGATACAAGCCTTCACTCTTTTGAGACcctgaaaaaaatagaCTCAAAGTACATTGAGTGTACGTACGATTTGTCTGTCGGAAACAGTTTTAAATTCTCATTGTTAGTCTCACAGGCGTTGCCAAGaataattttgaagatggatAAATTTCCCTGGAATAACTTTATGCACAATGttatttttgatcttgTGCAACAGATATTCAATGGAAAGCTAATCGACGATACGGAAGGAActaatgatgatgaaaatcAAGATGGAGATTCCGAAGCGGAAAAAAGCACTGAGTATGAACAAAATACCcatggatttgaagatcCTCTTTGTTTCAACAAGCTATTAATTGTCtctctttttggagaatacGATGCCTTTGACCAGGATTTACCTCCTGATGGTAGATTTGCTAGACCCAAGGAGATTCCAGGAAGTTTCAATTTGCCTGCTTATATATTATACGCCTGtgagaaatcaaaactaAGCGAAGAGCAGGCAAATGTTAAACTTGGATATATGGGTCACCTTGTTCTTGTGGCACAAGAGGTTgtcaaatttcaaagcattattgaaaattttggtaTACATAAGGAACAGCTGAAGACAAGAAAGTTAGAAGGGGAGGAAATTGCAGATGAGACTGACGATGATGAGGGAGAAACGGAAGATacagaggaagaagaacagaatACAGAGAATGGGAACACCTATGACACTGTAATAACGAATAGTGAACAATTTTCTAGCATTAAGGGTGACTTACCAGATATTTATAAGATATCATCTACAAAGATTTATACAAGACTGTACAAACAGCTTTGCACTTCGTTCGGAGAGggaagattccaaaaatggacAGATTTTATCAACAACGAGCTTAGTGTCGTCAGAGAACAATACAATCAGGTACTCGGAGGAGTGAATGAAGGCgaagttgaaattgatgagGTGCCTCGCAACCCCAATGCTATTGTTTTAGACAATGGCGACTCTGAAGAGTTCAGGAAGCCTTTTGACGAACAGGAAAgtgaaacagaaactgaagacgaagagagcgaggaagaggaaaacaaCGACAATGATAGAATACGAGAAGATGAGGAAGCTATTAGTGATGATAACAGCTCCTACGATAGCGACGAATAA
- a CDS encoding Molecular chaperone → MNSGSNENMSYRSLYISKNFNLFNRCVGLPIQYRNAVALDNIRYVQTKAAKEDVLNRYKEKLEKKMKEEGAESIEKLQEKYKDKIEKTKIELNRMDPLTDLEEYERKATKNGHKVTKLRSPRSPDAPIKPYKVLDDFLKLEKIKDLSPDQVEFLWRARFQEKENVLVAVIPKDVYQKLYTNARENPSFILPLPKEDEGVEIHFIQWAFPGPNTTHCMFTSLAEYKLHKEYAKPHTTLMFHHDISEDKNIVLMNGTVEQDANITLPETQLLVMNLQRFYGALAESPASNRRLQLLKDFTSGNENFSLDLVIQEAQSLEN, encoded by the coding sequence ATGAATTCTGGAAGTAACGAGAACATGTCATACCGCTCTTTGTATATATCAAAAAACTTCAACCTATTCAACAGGTGTGTTGGCCTCCCCATTCAGTACCGAAATGCCGTAGCTTTGGATAACATTAGATATGTCCAAACCAAAGCTGCTAAAGAGGACGTGCTGAATCGAtataaagaaaaacttgagaaaaagatgaagGAAGAAGGTGCAGAgtcaattgaaaaacttcaagaaaaatacaAGGATAAAATAGAGAAAACCAAGATAGAGTTGAACAGGATGGACCCCTTGACAGATCTGGAAGAGTATGAAAGGAAAGCTACAAAAAATGGACATAAGGTCACAAAATTAAGATCTCCTAGATCGCCTGATGCGCCAATCAAGCCTTATAAAGTACTGGATGATTTCCTaaagttggagaagatcaaAGACCTTTCGCCGGATCAGGTTGAATTCTTGTGGAGAGCCAGATTCCaggagaaggaaaatgTGTTGGTTGCTGTTATTCCCAAAGACGTTTATCAAAAACTATACACCAACGCTAGGGAGAACCCTTCTTTCATTTTACCACTACCAAAGGAAGACGAAGGTGTGGAAATTCATTTCATTCAATGGGCTTTCCCAGGACCAAATACCACCCACTGTATGTTCACTTCGTTGGCCGAGTACAAACTTCACAAGGAATATGCTAAGCCCCATACCACTTTGATGTTTCACCATGATATCAGCGAAGACAAAAACATTGTTTTGATGAATGGAACAGTGGAGCAAGATGCAAACATTACGTTACCCGAAACCCAACTCCTGGTGATGAACTTGCAGAGGTTTTATGGTGCCTTAGCTGAATCTCCTGCATCAAATAGAAgacttcaacttttgaaagacttCACTTCCGGAAATGAAAATTTTTCGTTAGATTTGGTTATCCAAGAAGCTCAATCCCTAGAGAATTAG
- a CDS encoding Alpha-1,2-mannosyltransferase involved in O-and N-linked protein glycosylation, whose product MMRARLSLERVNLSFITSVFLASVAVLFISLEMPKVLARDRQILKLKLGFMGSGLQKGSLETSGNIENTESNINSQTTQHIGTIGASNERANATFYTLCRNEELYQMLETVQNYEDRFNSKFKYDWVFLNDYPFTDEFKRVISHAISGEAKFGQVPASHWRFPDHIDQQKVYESMDKMDSDNTTGDYLGLPIPYAKSISYRHMVEPDVKLYCDIDYDVFKSMEQNGKRYGFVISMMEFEKTIESLFKEVKNYLQMKGVSRLLEDTDNLSDFVYDELSGDYTLCHFWSNFEIGDLDFFRGREYNEFFDYLDSKGGFYYERWGDAPIHSIAVSLFMQWNDVKWFSDIGYRHPPYLSCPLSEEVRLEKKCSCDPKQDFTMDAYSCTRFYQDIIRDKQKSQGSNP is encoded by the exons ATGATGCGAGCAAGATTAAGCCTTGAACGAGTTAACTTGAGCTTTATTACGTCCGTATTTTTGGCTTCAGTTGCAGTTCTTTTCATCTCTTTGGAGATGCCGAAAGTTCTTGCAAGGGACCGCCAAATACTCAAACTAAAACTTGGTTTCATGGGCAGCGGACTCCAAAAAGGGTCCCTTGAGACAAGTGgaaatattgaaaacaCAGAATCAAACATAAATTCACAGACAACTCAACACATAGGCACCATAGGCGCATCAAATGAACGAGCAAATGCCACCTTCTACACACTTTGTCGAAATGAAGAGCTCTATCAAATGTTGGAGACAGTTCAGAACTATGAAGACAGATTTAACAGTAAATTCAAGTATGATTGGGTATTTCTGAATGACTACCCGTTCACTGATGAGTTCAAAAGGGTAATCTCCCATGCAATAAGTGGTGAGGCAAAATTTGGTCAAGTACCGGCCTCTCATTGGAGATTTCCGGATCATATTGATCAGCAGAAAGTATACGAGTCGATGGATAAAATGGACTCAGACAACACAACAGGCGATTATCTGGGGCTCCCTATTCCTTATGCTAAAAGCATAAGCTATAGACACAT GGTTGAACCTGATGTCAAGTTATACTGTGATATTGACTACGATGTGTTCAAATCAATGGAGCAAAATGGCAAGAGATACGGTTTTGTCATCTCAATGAtggaatttgaaaagacaATCGAATCATTGTTTAAAGAAGTGAAAAATTACCTCCAAATGAAGGGGGTGTCACGATTGCTTGAGGATACTGATAACTTATCTGATTTTGTATACGATGAGCTATCGGGTGACTATACATTGTGTCATTTCTGgtccaattttgaaattggaGACCTGGATTTTTTCAGAGGTCGAGAGTACAATGAATTCTTTGACTATTTGGATAGCAAAGGAGGTTTCTACTATGAAAGATGGGGGGATGCTCCGATTCATTCCATAGCAGTAAGTTTATTCATGCAATGGAACGATGTCAAGTGGTTTTCAGACATTGGATATAGGCATCCACCGTACCTTTCCTGCCCGCTTTCTGAAGAAGTGAGGTTAGAGAAAAAATGCTCATGTGATCCAAAGCAGGACTTTACCATGGACGCTTATAGCTGTACAAGGTTCTATCAGGACATTATAAGAGATAAACAGAAATCTCAGGGAAGCAACCCCTGA
- a CDS encoding Small subunit of the clathrin-associated adaptor complex AP-1, whose product MAIKYLIMLSKQGKVRLSKWYTVISQKEKLQLIKELTAIVLNRKAKMCNVLEYKDHKIVYRRYASLFFIAGIDVDDNELLTLEIIHRYVEQMDKAYGNVCELDIIFNFQKAYHILDELLLDGTLQESSKREVLRRVGQQDQYELEDELDTKF is encoded by the exons ATGGCCATCAAGTATTTGATTATGCTTTCGAAGCAGGGAAAAGTGAGGCTTTCCAAATGGTATACCGTAATTTCTCAGAAGGAAAAGCTTCAATTAATTAAAGAATTAACAGCTATAGTTCTGAATAGAAAGGCAAAGATGTGCAATGTCTTGGAATATAAAG ATCACAAAATTGTTTATAGAAGGTATGCTTCTTTATTTTTCATTGCTGGCATAGATGTTGACGATAATGAGTTATTGACACTTGAAATTATCCATAGATACGTGGAACAAATGGACAAAGCATATGGAAATGTCTGCGAACTGGAtattatcttcaatttccaGAAAGCATATCACATCTTAGACGAATTACTGTTGGACGGTACATTACAAGAGAGCTCCAAAAGGGAGGTCCTGAGAAGGGTGGGACAACAGGATCAATACGAGTTAGAGGACGAGCTTGATACTAAGTTCTAA
- a CDS encoding Protein with a role in cellular adhesion and filamentous growth: MVTVKTSLIWILICNIQLVRCFSITSLLKGSQVHRYMQGQRVHLLVNKIESDETQLPYSYYDLPFVCPPMDDAKPVTMSLGEVFNGDRLWDSNYGLYFGIDESCKRLCDRITQPEALRRADQLIRQGYVVQWTVDSLPGATTFISSSSNSKYYASGFPLGFVKDGDTYLHNHVMIVIRWHTEAADPAKKVIVGFEVYPRSVSDYQCPGASSNFDNYKLDINSTEPAQIPFTYAVYWREEKDLSWENRWSMYFVSELNQGNIHWFSLVNSFVLVLFLSTVVGVVLYKTLTRDINEFKSSHRIHDAVTEELKFLPNVQHTDSDSDGWKSIRNEVFHVPSHPLLLSILGGSGFQILLTALSVIIFYTIGVLRPQFKGDFFTISFASFILAGFGSGFAGAQFYFQLKSDPHMTAGWRKVSILCGVFCTSVILSTILFCNFFVWAKSSSFALPIRTILILVLSIIVIEIPLSYMGGYVSKRLKYSWSLKGSSKSSLLRTKSSNDLIIKTPIPKQPFYNKLFVAVPLFGAFPFGIIYVELLFIFRSLWLEKSTYYYMYGFLFVTVGLLCIVIVETAIIATFLSVNKGNYNWHWRSFIIGGSVAFYLTSYSIFYLIFYLKVVDFTSTLIYLIYMALISCTVGVACGSVGLFSSIILMNTIYNAIKDD, encoded by the coding sequence ATGGTAACTGTTAAGACATCACTTATATGGATTCTGATCTGTAATATCCAGTTGGTCAGATGTTTTAGCATAACCAGTTTGTTGAAAGGCTCTCAGGTTCACCGTTACATGCAAGGGCAGCGTGTCCATTTACTGGTTAACAAAATAGAATCTGATGAGACTCAGCTTCCCTATTCCTACTACGACTTGCCTTTTGTTTGTCCTCCCATGGACGATGCCAAACCTGTTACAATGTCTCTAGGAGAGGTATTTAATGGAGATCGACTATGGGATTCCAATTACGGTTTGTATTTTGGGATCGACGAGAGTTGCAAACGTTTATGCGATCGAATAACGCAACCCGAAGCATTAAGGAGAGCCGACCAACTCATCAGACAGGGCTATGTCGTACAGTGGACAGTCGATAGTTTACCTGGAGCCACAACATTTATCAGctcttcctccaattccaaatATTATGCATCAGGTTTTCCTCTCGGCTTCGTCAAGGATGGAGACACTTATTTACACAACCACGTCATGATAGTTATCAGATGGCACACTGAAGCTGCAGATCCCGCCAAGAAAGTTATTGTCGGGTTTGAGGTATATCCAAGATCCGTGAGTGATTATCAGTGTCCTGGAGCTAGTTCAAACTTTGACAACTATAAACTTGATATCAACTCAACCGAACCTGCTCAGATTCCTTTTACTTACGCCGTCTATTGGAGAGAGGAGAAAGATTTATCGTGGGAAAACAGATGGTCCATGTACTTTGTAAGTGAACTCAACCAAGGAAACATTCATTGGTTTTCATTAGtcaattcttttgttttGGTACTGTTCTTATCTACAGTGGTAGGTGTGGTTTTATACAAAACGTTAACGCGAGATATCAACGAGTTCAAGTCTTCTCATCGAATTCATGACGCCGTCACGGAGGAACTAAAGTTTCTTCCCAATGTGCAACATACTGATAGCGACTCTGATGGTTGGAAATCAATTAGGAATGAAGTTTTCCACGTACCTTCTCACCCCTTATTACTTTCTATCTTAGGTGGATCCGGTTTTCAGATCCTTCTGACAGCTCTTTCTGTTATCATATTCTATACAATAGGAGTGCTTAGACCCCAGTTCAAAGGTGATTTCTTTACTATCTCTTTTGCAAGCTTTATATTAGCTGGATTTGGTTCCGGCTTTGCAGGTGCTCAATTCTATTTTCAGCTTAAAAGTGACCCTCACATGACAGCTGGTTggagaaaagtttcaattcTGTGCGGTGTGTTTTGTACAAGTGTTATACTATCTACAATTCTgttttgcaatttttttgtGTGGgccaaatcttcttcatttgcACTCCCAATCAGGACAATTTTGATACTGGTTCTCTCAATCATAGTCATAGAAATCCCGCTCTCTTACATGGGAGGTTATGTTAGTAAAAGGCTGAAATATTCCTGGTCTCTCAAGGGATCCAGCAAGAGTTCTCTTCTGAGaaccaaatcttcaaatgatttAATTATCAAAACACCGATACCCAAACAGCCATTCTATAACAAATTATTCGTGGCTGTCCCACTATTTGGAGCTTTCCCTTTCGGAATAATCTACGTGGAACTCTTGTTTATATTCCGTTCATTGTGGTTGGAGAAATCAACCTACTATTACATGTACGGGTTCCTGTTTGTTACAGTGGGTCTATTATGCATCGTCATCGTCGAAACAGCCATCATAGCGACATTCTTGTCCGTAAACAAAGGAAACTATAATTGGCATTGGAGATCATTCATTATTGGTGGATCTGTGGCATTTTACCTTACTTCATACAGCATTTTCTATCTGATCTTTTACTTGAAAGTCGTCGACTTTACAAGTACATTGATCTACCTGATCTACATGGCCCTAATTAGTTGTACCGTTGGGGTCGCCTGTGGATCAGTGGGATTGTTCAGCTCCATTATTTTGATGAACACGATCTACAATGCAATCAAAGATGATTAA
- a CDS encoding Lsm (Like Sm) protein, whose translation MLPLFLLATAKGEPIQVELKNNVTINGYLVDCDSWMNLTLENVLEVDATGEHFKKFPQFYVHGVEIKGVRMDENIIDRARQKEQRARNWNNNNNSNNNQRRNYNNRYSANSSGGNRGNQRQR comes from the coding sequence ATGCTTCCCCTATTTTTGCTGGCCACCGCTAAAGGTGAACCGATTCAGGtggaattgaagaataatGTCACAATAAATGGATATCTGGTGGATTGTGATTCATGGATGAATCTGACTTTGGAGAATGTGTTGGAGGTCGACGCTACTGGAGAgcatttcaaaaagtttcccCAGTTTTATGTTCACGGCGTTGAAATAAAGGGCGTAAGAATGGATGAAAATATCATAGATCGTGCTAGGCAAAAGGAACAACGAGCCAGAAACTGGAATAATAATAACAACAGCAATAATAACcagagaagaaactacAACAATAGATATAGCGCAAACTCCTCTGGCGGAAACAGAGGCAATCAAAGACAGAGATAA